The sequence below is a genomic window from Acanthochromis polyacanthus isolate Apoly-LR-REF ecotype Palm Island chromosome 14, KAUST_Apoly_ChrSc, whole genome shotgun sequence.
TACTGGAGTCAGAAAATTTGGaccttttttcctttaaaaattacTCAAGCCAATTAATGGATTATCAGAATAGTTGGTGATTCATTTAATAGCTGACAACTGATCAATTAATAGTTGCagctctgtgtgtttgcatgttctgaCTGTTTGATCCAGTTAAAAGCAGCTATAAAAGCaatacagacaaataattacCCCATCACAGTTTCTACAGTTGTCCCTGCAGTAATGTCTTTTCAGTAATGACTACCTAAAGGAAGTTGTTTTTCAAGTCctacaaaaaaatctttaactTAACCTTTCAACCTTGACAGTTTGAAGTGAATTGaagttttaattaaatgtgcCAGTGGATAAGCGTTGAAGCACACTTATTGCTCGTGCTTGGGCTTATTCTTATCATAGGTCTTTCTGATATGATTTTTGGTGTGTAACTCGTCCTGCAGCTTTCAGAAAACCCATACAAATGATATATAAACCCATGCAGCTCGATTAGGAATGGTGTCCTGTGAGTTCTGGTAGGGATTTGTGGttcagtttttctaaaattcttaaaaaatggcattaaaaatcccCATTGAAACCAATGTGAAGTCGGCCGGACATAGTGTCAAAACCCAACCATCTCTGGAACCCTGTACCTCTGACATATTTTACATCAGAAACCCCATTCAAAGTTTAAACAGGATCTTTGAATGCTTTTCGTGTAAATCGTTTTTTTATGTAGTTGCAGTTTAGGTTTaataattttttgtaaaaatcagatttttttgctCACCTAGCATGGGTGACATTACGTCTCTCTTACCAGAGACTTTGAAGTATTCTTGTTTTCCAAATAAAATATACGTATATAAATTATACCTTATGCAGCACATATCATCTGGGAGAAACTGCATTGTTGCGCTCAAAATTTCTTCAGACGTCTAGTTTTGCCTTTGTACTTGAACAGGTTcattgaaacacattttaagctGATGCtaaagtgcatgtgtgtgtttcacagtGCGGGACATCAGTGTGCTCAGCATGGTGTCCAAGGACATTACAAGAACTGTTGTCGACTACATTTCCACCTTGGCCTGGAGGAATAAAACCGTCATCCAACACTTTCATCAGCCCTCCTACCTTGAACAGAAATCCACTATTGAACACTACAAGACCCTGGGTATTTTAACGaaggttttctttctgttttgtatAGCTCTCATCACTGCTCCACACCTGTCGACCTGTTTCAAGCATATTGCTAAAACTCTCCCACCATACACTTAAATGATCACCACACAGTGCTATGGACAGGGAGGCcaagatttattttcagtttgataATGTGCTTCTGTGTTTGATCTCCTAGGCTTGTTGTTTAAGAGGTGCACCCTGTTACTACCAACAAAGGACAGGTTAAAGTTTATCCTTGGCAGGTTTTCACAGGTAAGAAAAGGACAGGGGAGAGGAGAAGCAAGCAGAGATTGGTGTGATTTGTTCAGTGTTTTAGTCTTTTCAATTTTAGTAAGGGTAAcaggacagagacagacaatACTGAAGCACGTTCTTTGGTTTGTAAGTtaaatttgcacatttaaagGGTTTGAACTATAAAATGCAGCAGTTTCAAAAAGGTGCACACATTGACAATATAATTAATGTGATTTTTCCCCAGTATAAAATTGTTTTGACAATCAGTCTGTCAAGCAGTAAAATAGTTTATGTCATGCACAATGTTGGTCCTAGTGTTATTGTTGTATTGCTGAAACAAAATATTGTTCCATTCTAATATTTATTGACTTACACCAACAATGTATCACTGATTTGTTTCAGATTCCCTGCTTCATGTTGGAGAATTGTTTAGCACCAGACTGCATTGGTTTCTCCAGCTATGGCGTCTTCCTCCAGGTGAGGGAGCCTCATGTGCAGACTGCAGACTATGAGTGTAATTAAAGGAAATGACAAATCAGGTGCAGCTGTGAGCAAATAAACACAGTGTCATGCAttcatatttaatgaattaatgaaGTTTGAAGACGTCCTCCTTTCAAGATAAACTTTTTCGCGCATCATGTTGCCACAGCCCAGTATTGTGACACACTAAAATACCACGTACTGATAAAAGCCATAGCAAAGAATAGCTGGTTTTGACTTTACAACATATCATCACCCAAGACACCTAATTAATAAGAgctgaaaagactgaaaaaataatTGTAGAAACACTGAATATATTAGCTTGGAAAACTTTTGGCTTATTATGACGTCTTTCTCTACCTTTGTGTTCCATCCTGATGCTTCATGAACATTTTAGCAGTGAAATATGACACTGGAATATTGGGACGTTTTATGCTAATATGCAAAATATTAAGAGGTGTTCTATTGATTCCTTTGCAGACACTGATTGCAGGGTGGGATGagctggagtgccacagagtgTTCAACTTCCTTTGTGAGCTGACAAACCTGCTGCAGAAAATCGAAGCCGTAATCACTGCAAAACCaggtgtgtgttcctgtgtgaaAATGCTGCTGAACGTAGAAAAGGACGGTGCAATATGGAAAACAAGCCGTGCTTTCTGTTAAAGCCACCATGCCCGGTCTTTTAATACTTGTAGACAGTTGATTTCATTCCACCAGGGTCAGATCCATGGAGTTGAAGTTAATGACAAGCATGAGTCCCTGAAGTGGTCCTAAATGTGAATGGCTAAAAAAACACCAGCAAAGACACTGAGCTGAAAGTGTTCCGCAGGGATGAAGCAAGAAGGACTGATTTAAGAGCTGCTGTCAAACTCTGAGGCTTTTACTGTTGGCAAATGTCTTTTAGGTTTATTGTCAAGGTGTCACAAAAGTTTTTAAAGCTTAAATTTTAGTCAATGGTTCTACACTTCCCTTGGACTCCCCTCAGGCCACCTTGTTGTAATCTCTGACTCAGATTTGAAATTTAAGGCTCAGGGGTGTTCgcttcaaatcaaatcaactttttatCACCTCAAAAATATTACTAAAGCACAATGATTTATCTCTCTGAGTGATACAGAGAaactttaaaatgcttttatgtTGAGCACCCTGATCTACCGTAGTGATCTGTTGTCTGGTCTTCCCTAAAATGTTgcaaaccatccatccatccattctctatacaccgctttatcctcactagggtcgtggggggtgctggagcctatctcagctgactcgggcgaaggcaggggacactctggacaggtcaccagtctgtcacagaactacatatatagacagacaatcacactcacattcacacctacgggcaatttagagtaatcaattaacctcagcatatttttggactgtgggaggaagcccgagtgcccggagaaaacccacgcatgcacagggagaacatgcaaactccatgcagaaagatcccaggcctaccctgggatttgaaccggggatcttcttgctgcaaggcaaaagtgctaaccagtactccactgtgcagcccctgttGTAAACCATCTAGAGCTATTTCAGAACTCTGTGGCCCAAGTGCTTACCAagaccagagagagagacaacacAATACACTCATCTTGAAGTCCTTACATTGGATGCCCGTCATTTTATgtatcaatttaaaaatgtatttatccaGGAGGACCTGAGAGCAGCAGCAAGTGTTGAAATCTTCACACGTAAACTTAAAACTACCTCAGCCTTTATCTAGTTTTCATTCTAGTATTCTATCttaacattttgtcatttaaatctTTTCTATCtgttcattttgtcttatttctgacTCCTCCACCATCTGTCAAACTCTTTGGACTGCACTTAAGCTAATGAAAGGTGCCATACAAATacaatttgattgattgattggatATTTTTGAGCTTTATGGCAATCTTTGGAGGCTACAAAAGTGTGTAAACCTGTTTGCACGTCTGTCTGCAGGGGCGAAGTGGCACCAGGAGCTGCAGCTTCGTCTGTTCTGCCGTCAGGTTCTGTTGGACCCACGACCGAGCCAGTTAGAGCGTCAGTTCTGGCTCGTGCAGCTCCTGAAGCCTTTGCCAATGGTCAGCCAGGCTCACTTACTGTTCATCCTCTATGGACCGCTGCGGCCTGAGGGTGAGTAACTTTTATACAGAAGAGTCCATTAAATGAATTCATGTTGACTTATTGAAAACATATCTTTTGGGAtaattttgttgtgtttaaaagaagtttttttttatctgttagTTGATTAATTTAACCTTTGTTGTACATTGAGGTGTGGAGGCCTCATTTACGATGTAGCCAGATGGAAAGTTTCTCAATTTGTTTGAATTGTATCCATGAACTATATGATTTGATGTTATATAATTAGGTGCTATATAATTACATGTGTTGAGTTTTGATCTGAAAAAGATGTACCTGATTTCTCACCTGTAATAAAACTGCCATTTTGCAGTGGTTGTTTTGACTGAAATATGTTAAGTTTTAATTCAAATGGATAATGTAACGCTGTCTGCTTACACAGCCACAAGTGCTCCAtagttaaaacaaaaataatggaCCTCAGGAAACTGTCACCATGTGGTATTGTAGTAGAGCACTCCAGAGTAGCTTGCACTGGTGATGTACCATCATACTTTCTatgttcagcttgttttttgtccataGTGATGCAGAACATTATGCGTTAAATGAGTGAGGTGTTCTCCTCCATGCAGGCACTCTCGGCTGGCAGGATCTGGTGGAGAGGGGTTTACCTCACGTTGCTCTGTGGGACCTGGCTAAGGCCATCCTTGTGCTTTTTGACCAAGTAGAAGTCAAAGGCTGGACTACTGACTCGATGCTGGCAGTTTTGGAGGAACTCACTGGTACATTACATCAGTGGTTGTCAAATGTTTTAATGCCACAAACCCCAGAGAGATGCACAGTAGGGTTACAGAATCctagattaaaaaacaaaaaaccataAAGAAACTAGGATAATCCTGTAGAGAAGGATTTCTTCAGTAAAACAGTATCGAGTATTGTTTTTCTGGCAATCTTCAATTACAGCATCTTGAATAAATGCCTTTATTTCAAACCGAAACCTTGTTTAAACCTTGCAGTATATTGATTTAAACTGAAAACTATTGTTGCTTTTTAATCGCTAGTAGTCCCtaaagttgtgtgtttttttttttttaatctccttaCCAGTTATTCCTCAACCATGGCATGTGGAGAACGTAGCTCGTCTTTTAGTGCTGTGCGGCAGCAACCTCTGCTACACTTTTCTGGCCAGCAAGGCCCTCAGTGGACGACTCACTGAGATCTCAAGACTCATCGTCTACATCGTACTGGTAAAAATACTAGATATTTTAGCCTCAGCCAAGTACAAAAAAGGAATCTGACTGATGAAGTTAAGCCTCTTTTATGGTTTGTCGGGTATATTAGCACACGATTGGCTTTTAGTTGATCTGTTGCTCAAGCTTGACTAGACATGCTCAAAATAAAAGGCAGAGAACACCATTTGGGCAGAAACATTGCTGTAGTTCCACTGGATGGAAAGCAACATGAGGAAACAGTGCTCCACTCTGAGATGACGACGGCCAAGATTCAGATCTAAGACCTTATTACTTTGAAATGATCATACTAAGATCATGATGAGTATTTGTACTGCTTCACAGATCCATCTCATGTTATTGGAACAGTAATAGGTATTGATACTAGTCTTAAGTATTTTGCTCTCCTGGCATGAAGATCCACTAgtgctgtccatggtgctgatttTGGGTAGGTATTTTATAACTGCACATAAAACAACTTGAGTTCAAACTAATTTTCTTATTAGCccatacaaaaaataatctttCTTTCAGTCATTATTGAGGGAGTATTTCTTCTCTATAAACAATATCCCTAATGAATTTTATGTTTTACCCTGAGGATTTGGATTAAAATCGCCCGTGACCATTCTAATTTCTTATTGCAGGAAAAGCAGACAGTAAACCATGCCAGTTAACTCATTCttcattttattaattaaatctGTGAAGTTATAAAAGCTATGGCAACATTCGTAGAACACTTTGGGTCAATGTCCTTTATTTTTGATTGTGCTATATAAGACCTAACTTgcactgagagaaaaaaaagttgtatttgTGCAGTTCTCTGCCTTGCATTTCTTTCACTCTTAGGTGTGTGAGAAGGACGGCTATCACATGAACTGGCCGGTGAAGCTGGTGCAGCAGATAAGCAAGGTCTTCAGCACAGCTCCTGACAAATTCTGCTTCATCCAAGAACTGGAGAACATGTTTTCAGAAGTCACCAGGGAATTCTTTGAGTTTTCTGTTGCAGGTGAGGTGGTGCAGCTTTCTGGAGAGTAAATTTGATTTCCTTTAGTTTACTCCGAAGGGGTGGAAGTGACCGGGACCACCACAATGACCAAATTTTCGTGTCCAGCCCTCGTACTATAATATCACTATCCTTGGTTATTGTATAAGTAAGGACTGAGCAAACAGGACAGGTTGAGGTCAAACAAGGTATAACTCACATAGAAGATGTGAAGGCCAAACTTAGTGGAAAAAAGGTAGAAGAAACAGTAACCAAGAAGCTAGAAAGAACAAGCTATAAGAGGTAATAGCATAAAACTGTTTATGAACATTGTGTCCACCATGTTGAGGAACAGGAAGATTCAATTTTACAGATGCTAAGATGTATAATCAGAAAGTGAAGAGACTGTATTATGTACTGTATTTATATGATACACCAGCTGTGTATGGAGGGAAACACTCAGTTCTATAAGCGGAGTGTGTAAGCATGGCTGAGGTACAGACGGAAACTGATTTGGCCTGGAGTGTTCAGTAGCTTGTTTTGAAACTCTGTGCTTTGACAGGTGGCTGCGTGTGAGACACCTCAGACAGATGGCATTTACTGGGAACTcattatttttgcttattttactgaaaacattttcagctcGGATGGATATGTTTTCGTCTCAATTTTGTAACCTGCAGCAAACCTTCATTTGTCTCTGATTGCATCCGGCGTTTAATTTTTAATACAACTCAAGGGCCCCGGTCATTACATTGTTTAACTTTCTGCTCATGTAGATAATGTGGAAAAACTCTGCAACTTTTAAGTCCTGATATGTATTTAATGAACGTGGTGATTAAATGACaataccattttttttaaaaaaaagcaatgattGTAGAGCAACACATGCTTGAAATGTTATGAAAAGTCAATAAAACTATTATCTGTTTCCAGGCAACCACTTTGACAACAGAGAGATTTTTGCGACCCTGTCTATCCTGCTGGACGCCAGTGCTCACTTCCACGCTAATTTCATCCACATGTTTCTCCAGCAGGAATTACACAGATTCAAAGAGATGTAATGGAGATGGGAAGAAGCAAAGTCAATAATGAAGGGGGTTAACTAATGAAGTAAATGAAAGCAAGAGATGGGCCTTTACAACAAGAGTAGCATCAAACACATCCTGAAAACAGACATGAACATGGGGAGCACTTATGTTGTCGTTTTAATTTCAGAGAAAGCAGAGGGTGGATATGGTTCATGAACAGCACTGCACTTGTTGGTTGGAAAGAGAGCTGTTGAAATGTTTTAGTTAGGAATGGCattgtttataaaaaaaaaagctcgtCACAAAGTTTTACAGTCTTGTTCTTAAAACATCTTCAATGTTAACTTTTATTAAcagtatttaatatttattcattaaCAATAACATTATTTATTTGACTATTTATTTGACATTGAATCTCTATTTAAATATAGCTGTGACAAAATGGAGAagtgtttttgttattattcaTTAAACTGGTATTTTCAATTTGGAGTTATTTTGTTTCACTGCTTCTCAGACATGGCTTTTTGACTGATCTCTTACGAAACACAGCGTACACTCATCAAATAACAAGCTTTTATTAATGTGTAGATAGTACAATATTCAGCAATGACAGCATTTTCAAAAATagttcaataaataaaacaaagcatcTTAAGGGATAAAAAAAGCagcttcaaataaaaaatatttaaatgttaatgGATACAGAATGATGTACAGTATATTTGTATCTATCGGGGCGCTTTAAACAATCAGTTACACTAATCACATATTTTTTTGCAAGGTAAATATGGTCTTAAAGGTGTAGCACACAGGAAACACTGCTATTTGACATTGAAGTTTAAGGCCTACAACATCAAGTGTGATGAAATCTGCAAACGCTGAATGAGGTCCAGGTACCACATCCCACTGCACGGTCACAGGCGTTTCAGTCAGTCATGTGCTCATTGTTTTGATATGATCTGGTGGAAAAACAATCAAGAATCAGGTTGCGCTCTATTTTCATGATTTACTATGGGTTTGAATACAAATGAAAAGAACATCTAATTGTGGACACAGCACAAGGAGAGACCACAAATCTATGGTGTACATTACACAAAAGCCTGATGTGGACAGGATTTTTATCTTTACCAGTCATTTAATTACATTCCAAAATGCCCTGTTTATTTGGCCAGCCATGATTTAAATCCCATCCAGATACTGAAATACAATCTACCACATCACGTCACATATGAACATGATACATCTTTATCATACTTACTGTGCAATTTGTTCTATgggtatgaaaaaaaaaaaaacaagatacaacTTAGTATGGGTAGCTTATAGGAACATAACATTTAAATTCTGAGAAACCCCTTTTTCATTTCGGGCCAGtctgacagttttattaaacacactaaacagaCATATCACCTTGTAGCCAGTCCAAGCCTTCCTGTAGACCCTCTCCTTTGATAGCATTGCTGGCACTGAAAAACAAGATGTCGAGGCGTTAATCTGCTTGTGGCACACATTCACTTTCTTCTTGACTTTTCTTGGATCCTGGATGGTCCAAGCTGTCTAGCTCTTAATCCATCAGCCTCCCATCTGTCTAATGAGTAAACAAGGTGGAAAACACATGTATGaaggagagccaggcttttggATAACTGCATGTCTCTGTGCCTCTCAGTAATGTTTAACCTATGAGCCATGGAGCAGTCAAATAGACAGATCCAGGAAGTAACCAGAAAGTAAACACACTGGTCCCTTTACTGTCTCCATTTAAGACTTTAAGCTGTAACCTGGAAAGCAGAAATGTTACAAGAGAGGATATGATGGGGTTGGCTCAGTTCAGTCAATGTAATCCAAGTTCACTTCCTTCTAAACCACTACTACTTCTTGTTGCGTTTTactcaaaaaatgtctaaagCATTAGAtggttttctgcttttcttaagGATGACAGATACATTACCAGATGTGCCAGGGCTTGTCTTTAATGTTCTCCAAACTCAACATCTGTGAGACCTTCACAGAAGACATTGCGTCCCGCAGATCCGTCTTGTTAGCGAAGAACAACACAGGGATCTTTTTGATGCGGATATCTGgataaatggaaaaatgatcATCAGCTACCATTAGTACAATTGTTttctaaataattttatttgcaGTGTGTTACAGTTAAGGGATTTCAGTGCCGATATTGGCAGTTCAGGATTGAAACTGATAGTTTGTGTGGCTATTTAATACtccaaaaaatacagaattccACTGGactgaaaatacacaaacactgcaCTCTCGACTGAAATGTGACAATTCAATCGAGACCAGGACATTCCTAATACTATTGTCACTTAAATGTGTTACTGCATACTTctgtaaaatggcaaaaaatactACTTGAGGCTATAAGTTTCCTCAAGACAAATATTctgagaaaatatttaatttaaatagcATTTCTTCCACTTTACTCTTTCCCTTTGTAAATTGCAAGTATTTATAATTCTTTCTGGCACGCCATTTTCATCGACTAAAAACTGTGTGTAAAACAGAATTGCAGAGGTTGCGTACCGTCATGGTTTAGAAGTGTATCCAGCTCCTCTTTTGCAACAACCATCCTCAGTTTGTCACCGCTGTCAATGACAAAGATGATGGCGTGGCTTTCTCTACACAAGAAACGAAAAACATAATTGACACAGCGGTGATAAAATGCTTTAACATTTGATCAGTGACGGTCATGCTGTCCGTGTTTTGCGTGTCCTACTTGTAGTAATGCTCCCATAGGTTTCTGTATCTGCTCTGCCCAGACATATCAAAGACTGTGAACGACAGGCTgcatgcagagagagagagagaggagacaaaaGAGCTTAGAGTGACACAAAGTGCTGGATTAGTTATTTCGAATTTGGCTGTCAACTAATCAAATGCCATTTGCATTCTACCTTGAACTCTTGAACTTTTCAATGTTGAAGCCAATTGTTGGGACTATTTCTTGCGCCTGTGCCTGCATGCACCACCACACAATACAagcacacagaaacagacaagtAATGGCAAAAGTATGtcaacaaggaaacaatataaGCAAAGTATAATACGGGCTTTACCTGACTAACATGTTTCCAGTCTTCTGACAAAGGGCCTAAATGATTCGAATGCTGAAAACAAGCAATCAGTGAATGATTGCAGTTAAATAAAGATTTTGACAGGCCTTCTTACAAGATGTATCCCAAATTATCACGGTTTTAGAAGATTTATGTCTGTGTATCCCCATGGCAGGATTACAAACACTGTCAATTGCACAACAATCCCTATCACAAGATATTAAAATGCACAGCTGCTGAAGCTCAGTGTCGTGAACTTACATTAGCTGGTTTGAGTTGGTTGATGATGGTCGTTTTGCCGCTGTTGTCCAGTCCCAAACATAGAACGTTGACCTCTTTCTTCCTCAGGCCGAGCCAGCCTGACAGTTTATCCAGCAGCCCCATTCCACTCCTCTGATGCTTCACCATTTACATCTTACAACACATAACCCCATAGATGGTCTGATTGCTGGGAATTAAATGTGTTACCTTTACAAACTCTCATTGAAACCAGCATGAATGTTAAACATAACCGTGAACAGCGTGCTCCCGGCTACTTGCTGTGAGCAGAGCTGAGATGCTGCATGGGCATCCCAGCTTGTGACAGGTAATCCTATTAGGGCGAATTAAGCTCAGTGAACCTCCCAGTGACCTGATCGTGGAGTATGGAGCATGCCAGGCCCTCCCATCCTGGTGTGTTTGATTTATTACTCTAACACTTTATCTCTCTGAGGGCCCCCCTCTTGTGATGGGCCCTGTGGAGGCACAGAAGCTCCCTTATACTCAGCGACAGCAGCTTATCCTCTGCATCTTCTGCTCGCCTAATATATGCAACCACTCTCATTCGGTGGTGCTTCACAACCTAATCTGACCCATCTGTGAAACGATGTTCTAATAGAATagagaaataataaatatacaaacataAATAAGAGGTTTCCCATTTCAAATCTGGCTACTACAGTGTCATATAACATGTTTTGAGCCATGGAAATGTAACTTTAATGGTAAAATATGTAGACGTGATGAGGATAACTCCAAGCAGAGGGAATGTAGTTTGCTCACTCTCTAAATAATATATCTCACCTTAGATTTTCCCAGTGATAGCAGGGCTTTCAATTACATGTCTGACATGGCAACTCTGGAGCTGCTCAGCGGTCCAACAGCTCCATCTTTTGGAGTGAATGATTCCATGAAAAAGTCAAGGCTAAGGGATCTACCTTGTGAGATTTAGCTTTGCCAATTTAAGCTATATATGAACAGAAGTTTCTTTAATAAGGTGAAGAAATGCTGGTGAGGTTTCTTCCACCTTATTTTATCATTGAAAACAACACCTGAATCAGTCTCTGTTGGCTCTGTTTGCTTTCCCAAGTTACACGTGGCAACAAAACTGAATGAACAGCCAAGGTTGGTCCGtggtccgtgtatattttggtaattggattttccgttctaaagcaggtattgaaaaacaaaaaacgagtggttatttgattttcgttttcaaaggcaaaaattaaaattgaaatacaaggcgtttttccttttcacgatcaaaaagggatatacgaattttaaaaaatgctttgattttcattttttatttacgataacaaaaaataaaataagtaagagacaaaaacgaaaaaaggtcagatttttcgttttctgagaccggaagtggtcatcagcaagggtagagccaaacagagtacggtgcatagactgtaaataaatgtttttttttgttagttttcatggtcaaaatgaaagatcaagcggccgattttaaaataaatcaatatcgatttttttatttattaagttttgcGACGCAAGGGGACGTGGTAACCTGATTGACAGTTTGTCTGGAATGACTGACAGTCTGGAGGATGTAGCcgagactctgctctcctggattggattaattctgatatggTCACTGGTGGTTTATCGgtgaagaagcagaaccttttccacagacacttttcctgcctgttggcttgttttaaccattttgctCCCTTCGGcggattctaccagcagacactgaaagttcGGTAAGTaggctaaatgtttattttcttatcggtACcgattttaaagctgctgtccggagtttccgtttgttttcaatttatgtatcattttttaacaaagcttaaatgtgttagtctagttcgatactataatataaagttagtataacgcgatatgaaaatttattcctgagctccgccttcctctcatagacccccatgttattccaaaaagcgctggttgctgccgaccaatcaagttcgagcttcagctttgtcatgctgtcaatcaacggttacgcacacagcaagcaagcccatgcagaggtgggcgagctacgcactatgcaaccgcgcgcacatttgttttgcttgtggaggagagagcatcagggctcagcaacttccagaaaagttaccaatcccacggcttgtcaggccaagagactgcaggacgttttttggctcggggtgctcgcgttgctccccgaccacggcctccatagcccgcctgcgggcttcgtttagatgccgtggtcggggtgctcgcctcgctccccgaccacggcctccatagcccgcctgcgggcttcgtttagatgccgtggtcggggtgctcgcgtcgctccccgaccacggcctccatagcccgcctgacggcttcgtttagatgcccgacctctggaggaagatgttggggcgtctgggacgtactcttcgtcagaggagtcatgcaattctgaactctagatagaaataaataaacaatctaacacatatacacgcgtaaat
It includes:
- the LOC110964383 gene encoding ADP-ribosylation factor-like protein 6 isoform X3; this encodes MVKHQRSGMGLLDKLSGWLGLRKKEVNVLCLGLDNSGKTTIINQLKPANAQAQEIVPTIGFNIEKFKSSSLSFTVFDMSGQSRYRNLWEHYYKESHAIIFVIDSGDKLRMVVAKEELDTLLNHDDIRIKKIPVLFFANKTDLRDAMSSVKVSQMLSLENIKDKPWHICASNAIKGEGLQEGLDWLQDHIKTMST
- the LOC110964383 gene encoding ADP-ribosylation factor-like protein 6 isoform X1, with product MVKHQRSGMGLLDKLSGWLGLRKKEVNVLCLGLDNSGKTTIINQLKPANHSNHLGPLSEDWKHVSQAQAQEIVPTIGFNIEKFKSSSLSFTVFDMSGQSRYRNLWEHYYKESHAIIFVIDSGDKLRMVVAKEELDTLLNHDDIRIKKIPVLFFANKTDLRDAMSSVKVSQMLSLENIKDKPWHICASNAIKGEGLQEGLDWLQDHIKTMST
- the LOC110964383 gene encoding ADP-ribosylation factor-like protein 6 isoform X2, producing MVKHQRSGMGLLDKLSGWLGLRKKEVNVLCLGLDNSGKTTIINQLKPANHSNHLGPLSEDWKHVSQAQAQEIVPTIGFNIEKFKSSSLSFTVFDMSGQSRYRNLWEHYYKESHAIIFVIDSGDKLRMVVAKEELDTLLNHDDIRIKKIPVLFFANKTDLRDAMSSVKVSQMLSLENIKDKPWHICASNAIKGEGLQEGLDWLQGDMSV
- the LOC110964385 gene encoding F-box only protein 47, encoding MVKKEAVNFGKYKWPKKSQRYKKTHHEPVRTIITRSQSASSGSFFHRVPAEVFDMILDKLSVRDISVLSMVSKDITRTVVDYISTLAWRNKTVIQHFHQPSYLEQKSTIEHYKTLGLLFKRCTLLLPTKDRLKFILGRFSQIPCFMLENCLAPDCIGFSSYGVFLQTLIAGWDELECHRVFNFLCELTNLLQKIEAVITAKPGAKWHQELQLRLFCRQVLLDPRPSQLERQFWLVQLLKPLPMVSQAHLLFILYGPLRPEGTLGWQDLVERGLPHVALWDLAKAILVLFDQVEVKGWTTDSMLAVLEELTVIPQPWHVENVARLLVLCGSNLCYTFLASKALSGRLTEISRLIVYIVLVCEKDGYHMNWPVKLVQQISKVFSTAPDKFCFIQELENMFSEVTREFFEFSVAGNHFDNREIFATLSILLDASAHFHANFIHMFLQQELHRFKEM